A window of the Vibrio fluvialis genome harbors these coding sequences:
- a CDS encoding manganese-dependent inorganic pyrophosphatase, whose product MILVVGHKNPDSDSICSALVAAELLKARGLDAKAIRQGDINRETQHILASAGVEQPELRTRVAGEKVWLVDYTDLAQAPDDLNEAEILGIVDHHRLGDVMTVNPLEAWIWPVGCTSTILFNLFKMEDATISQPMAVLMMSAILSDTVGFASPTCTQKDKDAVAELAPLAGVDDLDGFIRALLIAKTDIDGLSAAELVEKDLKAYPFNGRDLVVGQVELATLDQVNGMIDALEADLQRRCDEEHLALAALMLTDITTAQTRLLFKGEWAEKLEKHLVDGELMMENTLSRKKQGWPWLQGELA is encoded by the coding sequence ATGATTTTAGTAGTAGGTCATAAGAACCCGGACAGTGACAGTATTTGTAGTGCCTTGGTTGCCGCTGAGTTGTTGAAAGCTCGTGGTCTGGACGCGAAAGCGATTCGCCAGGGTGACATTAACCGCGAAACCCAGCACATACTTGCCTCTGCGGGGGTGGAACAACCGGAACTGCGCACCCGTGTTGCGGGTGAAAAAGTCTGGCTGGTGGATTACACCGATCTTGCGCAGGCTCCCGACGACTTAAACGAAGCTGAAATTCTGGGTATCGTCGATCACCATCGTCTGGGTGATGTGATGACCGTTAATCCACTGGAAGCATGGATTTGGCCGGTTGGTTGCACCAGTACAATTTTGTTTAACCTGTTTAAGATGGAAGACGCGACGATCAGCCAGCCAATGGCGGTACTGATGATGTCAGCGATTTTGTCAGACACTGTCGGCTTTGCATCGCCAACCTGCACCCAGAAAGACAAAGACGCCGTCGCTGAACTGGCTCCGCTGGCGGGTGTTGATGATCTCGATGGCTTTATTCGTGCGCTGCTGATTGCCAAGACGGATATTGACGGCCTGAGCGCTGCTGAACTGGTCGAAAAAGATCTGAAAGCCTATCCTTTTAATGGCCGCGATCTGGTGGTCGGTCAGGTTGAACTGGCAACCCTGGATCAGGTTAATGGCATGATTGATGCGCTGGAAGCGGATTTGCAGCGTCGCTGTGATGAAGAGCATCTGGCGTTGGCAGCGCTGATGCTGACTGACATCACCACAGCGCAAACTCGTCTACTGTTTAAAGGCGAATGGGCTGAGAAGCTGGAAAAACACTTGGTTGACGGCGAGCTGATGATGGAAAACACCCTTAGCCGCAAGAAACAGGGTTGGCCTTGGCTGCAAGGCGAACTGGCTTAA
- a CDS encoding DUF2750 domain-containing protein: MANALSAEQIATINQYDQEQRFTYCIKEIVANQQVWILKDEHGCVMLNTEDDDCVPVWPNREFAEAWATGDWAECEAEAISLNKWRSRWTSGLEQDDLSVVVFPNDNEEGVVLFPDEFDMELDKQNARR, translated from the coding sequence ATGGCCAATGCATTGAGCGCGGAACAAATCGCGACCATTAATCAGTACGATCAAGAGCAGCGTTTTACTTACTGCATCAAAGAAATCGTAGCTAATCAACAGGTGTGGATTCTCAAAGATGAACACGGCTGTGTGATGCTCAATACCGAAGATGACGACTGCGTGCCTGTATGGCCAAACCGCGAGTTTGCTGAAGCATGGGCAACAGGCGACTGGGCTGAATGCGAAGCGGAAGCGATTTCACTGAATAAATGGCGTAGCCGCTGGACCAGCGGTCTGGAGCAAGACGATCTTTCTGTTGTGGTGTTTCCAAACGACAATGAGGAAGGCGTAGTACTGTTTCCTGACGAGTTTGATATGGAACTGGACAAGCAAAACGCTCGCCGCTGA
- a CDS encoding glycoside hydrolase family 36 protein, producing the protein MTRLTLRNLRDVELLQPLDVGVSVHHDELRFDYIGLHNTPLSEHFPLCRTQLDVEPDARILGDGFQMLAQTAGTLSQPSDVGRCPDNNLSYRIYDANAPKRFYNYLVVESSNGYLLFGFSSCHRFAGYFELSEFDGSYIVTAFVDGELSEPLSWSSNRLESLVMLEGESLSKLYHDYVEYIHRHYENRPHCQSEAPVGWCSWYAYYADVSEQNILDNVDVMQDELEHLEWVLLDDGYQAFMGDWLTPSAKFSAGVQSLVTEIRRRGKKPAIWMAPFIAEPGSQLFREHPEWFVRHTNGTLLKAEDVTYGGWRCTPWYVLDCSNPHVQEHLTRVVRTMREEWGIELFKLDANYWGTLKGRRYQQGVTGVEAYRMGMQAIAEGAQDAWLLGCNAPMWPSLGLVDAMRVSDDVERHPHRFNQIARETFYRSWQHRQLWQIDPDCLTLTSLPNQATDRSAYEFHRNVILASGGLLLSGDPLPELTAFTKNSLHKLLARHRQTQEAAKMTSLSLNRAFLKLNEVNDLHCLFNYGGDECEFTLIADTPVHWYDFWSGEPLSEEPSQVLMVTLPGGLCSRAIVTAC; encoded by the coding sequence ATGACCCGGTTAACACTCCGTAATCTGAGAGATGTCGAGCTCCTGCAACCACTGGATGTCGGTGTGTCCGTGCACCACGATGAGCTCCGGTTCGATTACATTGGTCTGCACAATACGCCGCTCAGTGAACACTTTCCGCTGTGTCGCACTCAACTTGATGTAGAACCGGATGCCCGAATTCTTGGCGATGGTTTTCAAATGTTGGCGCAAACGGCGGGTACGCTCAGTCAACCGAGTGACGTAGGCCGCTGCCCGGACAATAATCTCAGCTATCGAATTTACGATGCGAATGCGCCAAAGCGCTTTTATAACTATCTGGTGGTGGAAAGCTCGAATGGCTATCTGCTGTTTGGCTTTTCTTCTTGTCACCGTTTTGCCGGGTATTTTGAGCTAAGCGAGTTTGATGGAAGTTACATTGTCACCGCGTTTGTGGATGGTGAACTGAGCGAGCCTCTATCCTGGTCGTCCAACCGCCTTGAATCGTTGGTGATGCTGGAAGGTGAATCGCTGTCGAAGCTGTATCACGATTACGTCGAATACATCCATCGGCATTACGAAAACCGTCCACATTGTCAGTCAGAGGCACCCGTGGGCTGGTGTTCTTGGTATGCCTACTATGCTGACGTGAGTGAACAGAATATTCTCGATAATGTCGATGTGATGCAGGATGAGCTGGAACACCTTGAATGGGTACTGCTCGATGATGGTTATCAGGCGTTTATGGGAGATTGGCTGACCCCGTCGGCCAAGTTCAGTGCCGGAGTGCAGTCCTTGGTGACCGAAATACGTCGCCGTGGCAAGAAGCCGGCAATCTGGATGGCGCCATTCATCGCCGAGCCGGGATCTCAGCTGTTTCGTGAACATCCGGAATGGTTTGTCCGTCACACGAACGGCACTCTGCTCAAAGCGGAAGATGTCACTTATGGTGGCTGGCGTTGCACCCCTTGGTACGTTCTCGACTGTTCTAATCCGCATGTGCAGGAACATCTGACGCGTGTGGTTCGCACCATGCGTGAAGAGTGGGGAATTGAGCTGTTTAAGCTCGATGCGAACTACTGGGGAACGCTCAAGGGCAGACGCTATCAACAAGGCGTAACGGGTGTGGAAGCGTATCGCATGGGCATGCAGGCAATCGCTGAAGGCGCTCAGGACGCTTGGCTCTTGGGGTGCAACGCGCCGATGTGGCCATCGCTCGGATTGGTGGATGCCATGCGCGTGTCTGATGACGTGGAACGTCATCCCCATCGCTTTAATCAGATCGCACGTGAGACCTTTTATCGCAGTTGGCAGCATCGCCAGCTGTGGCAGATTGATCCCGATTGTCTGACCCTCACCTCACTGCCGAATCAAGCGACTGACCGCAGTGCGTATGAGTTTCATCGCAATGTGATTCTTGCCAGCGGTGGCTTGCTGTTATCCGGCGACCCGCTGCCTGAACTGACGGCTTTCACTAAGAACAGTCTGCACAAACTGCTGGCTCGTCACAGGCAGACACAGGAAGCGGCGAAAATGACGTCGTTATCGCTGAATCGTGCTTTTTTAAAACTCAACGAAGTCAATGACCTGCACTGCCTGTTTAACTATGGCGGGGATGAATGTGAATTTACATTGATTGCCGACACACCAGTGCATTGGTATGACTTCTGGAGCGGCGAGCCGCTGAGTGAAGAGCCTTCTCAAGTGTTGATGGTGACTCTGCCCGGTGGATTATGCAGCCGGGCAATTGTGACCGCATGCTGA
- a CDS encoding substrate-binding periplasmic protein: MWPPYIIDTSDYPGISVEIAQRAYASQGYQLEMDIRPWSRAFKEIQHGRDQIVIAAWYSASREPQLRFSTPYLDTEISLISRKDHPVPFGNFEDLKGKTVGIVEHYAYDDDFMTSKWFQRVPASDLITNIRKVLVGRVDLFIEDARVARWTMVENSISPEEFTYIHPPVSISPLYVMVARDNPKAQVYLEAFNRGLEAIKANGEYDAILHKYDSGLPLVKKPAQ, from the coding sequence GTGTGGCCACCATACATTATCGACACCTCAGACTATCCCGGCATCTCGGTTGAAATTGCGCAGCGCGCATACGCCAGCCAAGGTTATCAGTTGGAAATGGACATTCGCCCGTGGTCGCGCGCTTTTAAAGAGATTCAGCACGGACGGGATCAAATAGTGATCGCGGCCTGGTATTCCGCCAGCCGGGAACCCCAATTGCGCTTTTCCACCCCTTATCTGGACACCGAGATCAGTCTGATTTCGCGTAAAGACCATCCGGTACCGTTCGGCAATTTTGAAGATCTGAAGGGCAAAACAGTCGGCATCGTGGAGCACTATGCCTACGACGACGACTTTATGACCAGTAAATGGTTTCAGCGCGTTCCGGCCAGCGATCTCATCACCAACATCCGCAAGGTTCTTGTCGGTCGCGTCGATCTGTTTATTGAGGATGCGCGAGTGGCACGATGGACGATGGTGGAAAACAGCATTTCTCCCGAGGAGTTTACCTACATCCACCCACCAGTTTCGATAAGTCCGCTTTACGTGATGGTGGCGAGAGACAATCCTAAAGCGCAGGTGTATCTGGAGGCGTTCAATCGTGGGTTGGAAGCGATCAAAGCCAATGGTGAATATGACGCCATCTTGCACAAATACGATAGCGGTTTACCATTGGTAAAAAAGCCAGCTCAATGA
- a CDS encoding DUF2927 domain-containing protein translates to MRIWPVLTALLFSPLAQSANNWENPAFVEQAFVQVALRNEYSAGSKPLVKWNKPVKVWIEHKVSDSDLHEALALAQLNHLAAMTGHTVTRVAKREEANLIWVFTQQSDWKNDVRREMGAAAAKHIYGAVCLGNYRISNSTHEIVSASVVIPVDQARSHGKLLACVVEEVTQVMGLPNDSEKAYPSIFNDKTPDDLLSPLDVILLKLLYEPELKTGMSEQQVRPIVKTILKRYKKDGVLAQAVRMSHSSELYDWMP, encoded by the coding sequence ATGCGCATCTGGCCTGTTCTTACTGCCCTGCTGTTTTCCCCGCTGGCACAAAGCGCCAATAACTGGGAAAACCCGGCATTTGTAGAGCAGGCTTTTGTGCAGGTTGCCCTGCGCAACGAATATTCAGCAGGTTCAAAACCGCTGGTTAAATGGAACAAGCCCGTCAAAGTCTGGATCGAGCACAAAGTCTCCGATAGTGATCTTCATGAAGCGCTCGCGTTAGCGCAGCTTAATCATCTGGCCGCAATGACGGGCCACACCGTCACGCGTGTTGCCAAGCGTGAAGAGGCCAATCTGATTTGGGTCTTCACTCAGCAATCCGATTGGAAAAACGATGTGCGACGTGAAATGGGCGCAGCAGCAGCAAAACACATCTATGGTGCGGTGTGTCTCGGCAACTATCGAATCAGTAACAGCACTCATGAGATCGTGTCTGCGTCTGTCGTTATTCCGGTGGATCAGGCGCGCAGTCACGGCAAATTACTCGCGTGTGTGGTCGAAGAAGTGACGCAAGTGATGGGGTTACCCAACGATTCTGAAAAGGCTTACCCATCGATATTCAATGACAAAACACCGGACGATCTGCTGTCACCGCTGGATGTCATTCTGCTCAAACTGCTTTATGAGCCTGAACTCAAAACGGGTATGAGTGAGCAGCAGGTACGGCCTATCGTGAAAACGATATTAAAACGGTACAAAAAAGACGGCGTGCTTGCGCAGGCCGTCCGAATGTCACATTCATCAGAATTGTATGACTGGATGCCGTAA
- the torC gene encoding pentaheme c-type cytochrome TorC encodes MKSLIVKMWRTMTRPAVHISLGVLTMGGFIAGVIFWGGFNTALEATNTEEFCISCHTMRDNVYVELQETVHWKNHSGVRATCPDCHVPHDWTSKIARKMQASKEVFAQVFGDLGTPEKFEERRIELAKHEWDRFSANKSLECKNCHNYDSMDFEQMSPTARIQMKQAAERDQSCIDCHKGIAHNLPKNMDSSGGLIGELEGMASNTDYANGETLVSVRHLPLYEDVQAQVEAGLLNPASEVKVLAEQGDMMQVEISGWRKAKGFGRVIQEDFGMNIAVGSLLKDAALSDQIVTVGEKKVDDLTGLPWEQVTAKVWMKKEAMLNDVQPVWEKAREAYKTNCSVCHTQPDEAHFDANTWPGMFDGMLAFVNFDTDSEALVLKYLQKHSSDFAEGHH; translated from the coding sequence ATGAAATCTTTGATAGTGAAAATGTGGCGTACCATGACGCGACCAGCAGTACACATCAGTTTGGGTGTACTGACCATGGGTGGTTTTATTGCCGGGGTGATTTTCTGGGGTGGTTTCAATACCGCGCTGGAAGCCACCAACACCGAAGAGTTTTGTATTAGCTGCCATACCATGCGTGACAACGTGTATGTTGAGCTGCAAGAGACCGTGCACTGGAAGAACCATTCCGGCGTACGCGCCACTTGTCCGGATTGTCATGTACCACACGACTGGACCTCAAAAATTGCTCGTAAGATGCAGGCTTCTAAAGAGGTGTTCGCGCAAGTCTTTGGCGATCTGGGCACGCCCGAGAAATTCGAAGAGCGTCGCATTGAGTTAGCCAAGCATGAATGGGATCGCTTCTCGGCCAACAAATCCCTTGAATGTAAAAACTGTCACAACTACGACTCGATGGACTTTGAGCAAATGTCGCCAACCGCGCGCATTCAGATGAAGCAAGCGGCGGAGCGGGATCAAAGCTGTATCGATTGTCACAAAGGCATTGCGCACAACCTGCCGAAAAATATGGACAGCTCCGGAGGCCTGATTGGTGAACTGGAAGGCATGGCATCGAATACCGATTATGCCAACGGCGAAACGCTGGTCAGCGTGCGTCATCTGCCACTGTATGAAGATGTGCAAGCCCAAGTTGAAGCGGGTCTGCTCAACCCGGCATCGGAAGTGAAGGTGTTGGCTGAGCAAGGCGACATGATGCAGGTCGAAATCTCTGGCTGGCGTAAAGCGAAAGGCTTTGGCCGCGTGATTCAGGAAGATTTCGGTATGAACATCGCTGTCGGTTCACTGCTGAAAGACGCCGCGCTGTCGGATCAAATTGTGACGGTAGGCGAGAAGAAAGTCGACGACCTGACAGGTCTGCCTTGGGAACAAGTGACGGCCAAAGTGTGGATGAAGAAAGAAGCCATGCTCAACGATGTGCAGCCGGTGTGGGAAAAAGCGCGTGAAGCTTACAAAACCAACTGTTCGGTATGTCACACCCAACCGGATGAAGCGCACTTCGATGCCAACACTTGGCCGGGCATGTTCGACGGTATGCTGGCATTCGTTAACTTCGATACCGACAGTGAAGCCCTGGTACTGAAGTATCTGCAAAAACACTCTTCAGATTTTGCTGAAGGCCACCATTAA
- a CDS encoding ABC transporter permease has protein sequence MSSVVDISWWQLGLFSMLLAIPLAVNTYHQLDIGKEMLWSVARMALQLLLVGIYLEYLFAHNNLWVNLAWLMVMIGVGASSIVSKAKLPVKLLIGPIIAGLAVGLFPLIILLCVAVVQPTPWYSAQYMIPLAGMLLGNSLSGNIVALQNLFTAYKERRSEYEGALSLGASPIYASRGFVRSALRKASAPLLASMAATGLVTLPGMMTGQILGGTSPLIAIKYQLLIMIAIFVMMNISLTLSVHLTLRVALSKEGRVKVRFTDENSE, from the coding sequence ATGAGCAGTGTCGTCGATATTTCGTGGTGGCAATTAGGGCTATTCAGCATGTTGCTGGCCATCCCGCTGGCTGTGAACACCTACCACCAACTGGATATCGGTAAAGAGATGTTGTGGTCAGTTGCCAGAATGGCGCTACAACTGCTTCTGGTCGGAATCTATCTGGAATATCTGTTTGCCCATAACAATCTGTGGGTCAACTTAGCGTGGCTGATGGTAATGATTGGCGTCGGCGCAAGCTCGATTGTGTCGAAAGCCAAGCTGCCCGTTAAACTGCTCATCGGGCCGATTATTGCGGGTTTAGCCGTCGGGTTGTTTCCTCTCATTATCCTGCTGTGTGTGGCTGTAGTGCAGCCCACGCCATGGTACAGCGCGCAATATATGATTCCCCTTGCGGGGATGCTACTGGGCAACAGTCTGAGTGGCAACATCGTCGCCTTGCAGAACCTGTTTACGGCGTATAAAGAGCGGCGTAGCGAATATGAAGGAGCCCTGTCACTGGGCGCATCGCCTATTTATGCTTCGCGCGGTTTTGTGCGCAGTGCTCTGCGTAAAGCCAGTGCGCCACTGCTGGCGTCGATGGCGGCAACGGGCTTGGTCACCCTCCCCGGAATGATGACTGGTCAAATTTTAGGCGGCACTTCACCTCTCATTGCCATTAAGTATCAATTGCTGATCATGATCGCCATTTTCGTGATGATGAATATTTCTCTGACTTTATCGGTTCATCTCACGCTACGCGTGGCCTTGAGCAAAGAAGGACGGGTAAAAGTCCGTTTTACTGACGAAAACAGTGAATAA
- the torA gene encoding trimethylamine-N-oxide reductase TorA, whose translation MAITRRSFLKGVATTSAASIIGPSLLTPITAQAAETTGTWKVSGSHWGAFRAQIYGGKVQAIKPLETDKHPTDMLNGIKGIIYSPSRVRYPMVRLDWLKKHKYSAETRGNNRFIRVTWDEAIDLFYRELERVQKQYGPWALHAGQTGWNQTGAFHNCTAMMQRAVGMHGNYITKVGDYSTGAGQTIMPYVLGSTEVYAQGTSWTEILKHSDNIILWANDPVKNLQVGWNCETHQSFGYLDQLKEKIAKGEVNVVSVDPVKNKTQRFLQNDHLYINPQTDVAFMLAVAHVLYTEDLYDKKFISTYCLGFDDFIQYVLGNTKDKIERTPDWAAKICGVTPESIRDFARMLVKGRTQLLFGWCIQRQEHGEQPYWMGAVLAAMIGQIGLPGGGISYGHHYSGIGVPSTGFAGPGGFPRNLDQGAKPKWDNNDFNGYSRTIPVARWIDAILEPGKKINHNGNTVTLPGFKMMVISGNNPWHHHQDRNKMKRAFQKLETVVTIDFNWTATCRFSDIVLPACTQWERNDIDSYGSYSGKGLIAMHRLVDPMFQSRTDFEIMTELTRRFGRHEEFTRGMDEMEWVRSLYNDCKKANEGKFDMPEFDEFWEQSVLEFGEGKPWVRHADFRKDPEINALGTPSGFIEITSRKIGRYGYEHCQEHPMWFEKTERSHGGPGSDKYPFWLQSCHPDKRLHSQMCESEAFRATYAVQGREPVYINPMDAKAKGIKEGDLVRVFNGRGQLLAGAVLSDSYPRGVIRIEEGAWYGPLSEKEGAICTYGDPNTLTLDLGTSELAQATSANTCIVDFEKFTGKVPPVTSFGGPIEVA comes from the coding sequence ATGGCGATTACACGAAGAAGTTTTCTAAAAGGTGTGGCAACCACCAGTGCGGCGTCGATTATTGGCCCAAGCTTGCTGACACCAATCACGGCTCAGGCAGCCGAAACCACCGGTACCTGGAAAGTGTCGGGTTCACACTGGGGCGCGTTTCGCGCCCAGATCTACGGTGGCAAGGTTCAGGCAATTAAACCGCTGGAGACCGACAAACATCCGACCGATATGCTCAACGGCATTAAAGGCATTATTTACAGCCCGTCTCGTGTACGTTACCCCATGGTGCGTCTTGATTGGCTGAAAAAACATAAATACAGCGCTGAAACGCGCGGCAATAACCGTTTCATCCGTGTCACTTGGGATGAAGCGATTGACTTGTTCTACCGCGAGTTGGAACGCGTACAGAAGCAATATGGGCCTTGGGCACTGCACGCGGGTCAAACCGGTTGGAACCAAACCGGCGCGTTCCACAACTGTACGGCGATGATGCAGCGCGCGGTAGGCATGCACGGCAACTACATCACCAAAGTGGGCGACTACTCGACCGGTGCCGGCCAAACCATCATGCCTTACGTGCTGGGTTCGACTGAAGTGTATGCGCAGGGTACCTCATGGACGGAGATTCTTAAGCATTCCGACAACATCATTCTGTGGGCAAACGATCCGGTGAAAAACCTGCAAGTGGGTTGGAACTGTGAGACGCACCAATCCTTTGGCTATCTCGATCAACTGAAAGAAAAAATCGCCAAGGGCGAAGTGAATGTGGTTTCTGTCGATCCGGTGAAGAACAAAACTCAGCGTTTCCTGCAGAACGATCACCTGTACATCAACCCACAGACCGATGTGGCGTTTATGTTGGCGGTCGCGCATGTGCTGTACACCGAAGATCTCTACGACAAGAAGTTCATCAGCACTTACTGTTTGGGTTTTGATGACTTCATTCAATACGTGTTGGGGAACACCAAAGATAAGATTGAACGCACGCCGGATTGGGCAGCGAAGATTTGTGGCGTGACGCCGGAATCCATTCGCGATTTTGCCCGTATGTTGGTGAAAGGTCGCACGCAGTTGCTGTTTGGCTGGTGTATTCAGCGTCAGGAACACGGTGAACAGCCATACTGGATGGGTGCGGTGCTGGCGGCGATGATTGGTCAGATCGGCCTGCCGGGCGGCGGTATTTCGTACGGTCACCACTATTCGGGCATCGGCGTACCTTCGACCGGTTTTGCTGGCCCGGGCGGGTTCCCGCGCAACTTGGATCAAGGCGCAAAACCGAAATGGGACAACAACGATTTCAACGGTTACAGCCGCACGATTCCGGTCGCGCGCTGGATTGATGCGATTCTCGAACCGGGTAAGAAAATCAATCACAACGGCAACACCGTGACGCTGCCTGGTTTCAAAATGATGGTGATTTCGGGCAATAACCCGTGGCATCACCATCAAGATCGCAACAAGATGAAACGCGCGTTCCAGAAACTGGAAACCGTGGTCACGATTGATTTCAACTGGACGGCGACTTGTCGCTTCTCCGACATCGTGCTGCCAGCCTGTACGCAGTGGGAGCGAAACGACATTGACTCGTATGGTTCGTATTCCGGCAAAGGTTTGATTGCGATGCACCGCTTGGTGGATCCGATGTTCCAGTCGCGAACCGACTTTGAAATCATGACCGAGCTGACACGTCGTTTCGGCCGCCATGAAGAATTTACACGCGGTATGGACGAAATGGAGTGGGTACGCTCGCTCTACAACGACTGTAAAAAAGCCAACGAAGGCAAGTTTGATATGCCCGAATTCGATGAGTTCTGGGAACAGAGCGTGCTGGAATTTGGCGAAGGCAAACCGTGGGTTCGTCATGCCGATTTCCGTAAAGACCCAGAGATCAACGCCTTGGGTACGCCGTCTGGCTTTATCGAAATCACCTCTCGCAAGATTGGTCGCTACGGCTACGAACATTGTCAGGAACACCCGATGTGGTTTGAGAAAACCGAACGTTCACACGGTGGTCCGGGATCAGACAAATATCCGTTCTGGCTGCAATCTTGCCACCCGGATAAACGCCTGCACTCGCAGATGTGTGAATCGGAAGCGTTCCGTGCCACCTACGCGGTGCAAGGTCGTGAGCCGGTTTACATCAACCCGATGGATGCCAAAGCCAAAGGCATCAAAGAGGGCGACTTAGTGCGCGTGTTCAATGGTCGCGGTCAGCTACTGGCGGGCGCGGTGTTGTCGGACAGTTACCCACGCGGTGTGATTCGCATTGAAGAGGGGGCGTGGTACGGCCCGTTATCTGAGAAAGAAGGTGCGATCTGTACTTACGGTGACCCAAATACGTTAACGCTTGACCTCGGTACGTCAGAGTTGGCGCAGGCAACTTCAGCCAACACCTGTATCGTGGACTTTGAGAAGTTCACTGGCAAGGTACCGCCTGTGACGTCATTCGGTGGGCCAATCGAAGTCGCCTAA
- a CDS encoding putative manganese transporter produces MFSIKLPDFSSASQQWIPLRLGYKRLLLPVALMMLLLSNNTRELTVQTLSDSFWAVSTYVALTLAIYHYLSRWVNGTNRFVVAFHQSRNLQVVIASLLGALPGCGGAIVVTTQFVSGKVGFGSLVAVLTATMGDAAFLLLASKPLTGLGVIGIGIVTGCITGLIVNALHNDDFMRPAANQDQVERTRTPDAPLSQTALNLQGTFWKWLLLPASVVAFAQSFQIDINAQLGLPALTIEWLGALLAVVSMLLWALTRELDTYQDAVSEDCKTRQAHPLQKAAQDTNFVSTWVILAFLAFELAHHFTGWEVSQEWQHWGIWMPAIGIVVGMLPGCGPQILITSLYLAGSVPLSTQLANAISNDGDALFPAIALAPKAALFATLYTSVPAIVVGYGYYWLFEL; encoded by the coding sequence ATGTTTTCAATTAAACTGCCCGACTTCTCTTCCGCTTCCCAGCAATGGATTCCACTGCGCTTGGGTTATAAACGCCTGTTGCTACCCGTCGCCTTAATGATGTTGCTGCTGAGTAATAACACCCGTGAACTGACCGTCCAGACGCTGTCAGACTCCTTCTGGGCCGTCTCCACCTATGTCGCACTGACGCTGGCGATTTACCACTATCTTTCCCGATGGGTGAACGGCACGAACCGCTTCGTCGTGGCATTTCATCAGTCACGTAACCTTCAGGTAGTGATTGCGTCATTACTCGGCGCATTGCCCGGGTGCGGTGGCGCGATTGTCGTCACCACCCAGTTCGTCAGCGGTAAAGTCGGTTTTGGTTCACTGGTCGCGGTGCTGACGGCAACCATGGGGGATGCCGCGTTTCTGCTATTGGCGAGTAAACCTCTGACCGGGCTTGGTGTGATTGGCATAGGTATCGTCACTGGCTGTATCACTGGCCTGATTGTCAATGCGCTGCACAATGATGATTTCATGCGCCCAGCGGCAAACCAAGATCAGGTAGAGAGAACCAGAACACCAGACGCCCCCCTGTCACAAACTGCACTGAACTTACAAGGTACATTCTGGAAATGGTTGTTGCTGCCCGCTTCTGTGGTGGCATTCGCTCAGTCGTTTCAGATAGATATTAACGCGCAGCTTGGCCTGCCAGCGCTGACGATCGAATGGCTCGGGGCGTTGTTGGCGGTGGTGAGCATGTTGTTGTGGGCACTAACCCGCGAGTTGGATACGTATCAGGATGCGGTGAGTGAGGATTGCAAAACCCGTCAGGCACACCCGCTACAAAAAGCCGCGCAGGACACCAATTTTGTCAGTACTTGGGTGATCCTGGCTTTTCTGGCGTTTGAACTGGCCCACCATTTTACCGGCTGGGAAGTAAGCCAGGAGTGGCAGCACTGGGGCATCTGGATGCCGGCAATCGGCATTGTTGTTGGCATGTTGCCCGGCTGTGGTCCACAGATTTTGATCACCAGTTTATATCTGGCTGGCAGCGTGCCGCTGTCGACTCAGCTTGCGAATGCGATATCCAACGACGGCGACGCATTATTCCCTGCCATCGCACTGGCTCCCAAAGCGGCGCTGTTCGCCACGCTCTACACCTCAGTGCCAGCCATCGTGGTTGGCTACGGCTATTACTGGCTGTTCGAGCTGTAA
- the torE gene encoding trimethylamine N-oxide reductase system protein TorE: protein MSDVNKIEGVEKRSLEWKSFLFITVVLFPILSVAFVGGYGFIVWMLQMFVFGPPGAHG from the coding sequence ATGAGTGATGTTAATAAAATTGAGGGCGTCGAAAAACGCTCTCTGGAGTGGAAGTCATTCCTCTTCATCACTGTAGTTCTGTTTCCGATTTTAAGTGTCGCGTTTGTCGGCGGATATGGATTCATCGTTTGGATGCTTCAGATGTTCGTCTTTGGACCACCAGGTGCGCACGGCTAA